From Streptomyces sp. TLI_235, a single genomic window includes:
- a CDS encoding RNA polymerase sigma-70 factor (ECF subfamily): MADPDERSRGVALARAARRGDTLAMSDLLDHLTPHVGRICGRICGPAAAAGRQDAVQETLTAVFRGLRSLRDVDALYGWVRVLAVREAVRVARRDGRDTPAELTALPSPGDAQLAADIRDVLGRLTPEHRAVLLLRDVEGLDERAAAGLLGIPEGTVKSRLHRARTVFRRMWTA; this comes from the coding sequence GTGGCTGATCCCGACGAGCGCTCGCGCGGCGTGGCGCTGGCCCGCGCCGCCCGGCGCGGGGACACCCTCGCGATGAGCGACCTGCTCGACCACCTCACGCCCCACGTCGGGCGGATCTGCGGACGGATCTGCGGGCCCGCCGCCGCGGCCGGCCGCCAGGACGCGGTGCAGGAGACGCTCACCGCCGTCTTCCGGGGCCTGCGCTCGCTGCGGGACGTGGACGCGCTCTACGGCTGGGTCCGGGTGCTGGCCGTCCGCGAAGCGGTGCGGGTGGCCCGCCGGGACGGCCGCGACACCCCCGCAGAACTCACCGCCCTGCCCTCCCCCGGGGACGCCCAGCTCGCCGCGGACATCCGGGACGTGCTGGGCCGGCTCACCCCCGAGCACCGGGCCGTCCTGCTGCTGCGCGACGTCGAGGGCCTGGACGAGCGGGCCGCCGCCGGTCTGCTCGGCATCCCCGAGGGCACCGTGAAGTCCAGGCTGCACCGCGCCCGGACCGTATTCCGAAGGATGTGGACGGCATGA